In Dysidea avara chromosome 6, odDysAvar1.4, whole genome shotgun sequence, the genomic stretch agccccccccccccccccccccccccctggatccgcccctggtcttGGTAGCATTTGTaaaataaggcccctatttggtgattattagtttctcatccaccgcccgcattcttcttaagctaccgcatggtaagccattatttactctgcgcatgctcagaagaacacgtgataccaaactgttataatttttgttgatgaacgctacaattcactatatatcaccaggagaactgttgttttccttagcaaattgctgcagtgccagttgcaatcgtgcccTTCCAACTAGATTTGGTGGTATAGGCATTGTTGCACCTGATTCTTTATCATCTATTGAGTTTTCTGCTTCAATGTATGTCACAGCACCCTTACGATCACTCATTTTATCACAGAATTTTGGCTATACTGCTGATACTCGTTGTAGTCTGCACTCCCGTAAGCTTGAAATTAAACAATCCAAGACTATCAATTTGTCCACTCTTTCTAAGGAACTGTTCTCTAAGCTTACTCCCACTCTTCAGAGGGCTGTTACTTTAGCACAGGAAAAGGGTGCTTCTAGCTGGCTTACTGCCCTACCTGTGCAGGAACATGGTTTCTCCCTACACAAGACTGTCTTTCAAGATGCCCTTGCTTTGAGGTATGGCTGGATGCCCTCTCGTACACCTTCCCACTGTGCGTGTGGTACcaacttttctgttgatcatgccctatcttgtccaaagggtggattcccttcaatacgccacaacgaagtgagggatatcacagctgaattgttatctgaagtgtgccatgatgtggaggttgagcctcatctgcagcctctaagtgatgaaagatttcaacagaagacagccaacactcaggatggcgcacgcttggacattgccatgaatggattttggggtggtcgttatgaaaaatgttatacggacgtcagagtttttaacccacttgcaccatctaacagtggaaccacccttcagtcatgttacaggaaacacgaaatgacaaagaagagagcttatgagttgcgaatccgtgaagtggaacacagttcttttacccctctagtgttctctgcttccgggggaatgggccatgaagccagtgttttttacaagcgattggcgagtttattgtctgacaaatggaatgacccttatgccacagtactaggatggattagatgtagattgtcattttgtttactgcgttcagcaatccaatgcattagaggagcacgatcttcacaaggtcgttacatcaaaagtgctcctgtggccttggtgcaatcagagactcagtttttgatttaattgtttaactgttatttgtatgttctaatcttattttctttatacaACTTGAGAAAAAAAaagctctatcgacttcatcaaagcaggctttcagttgactgtcgaaaaacagttggcgatcacgaaaagtagaatcagctggtaaaggaaatgtttgtagtaagaaagaagacaatttggacaaggtctgtacatcagtgtgttaatattataaaataatggcataatggtaataccctcccgcccgcatcataataattagaaaggctggatgagaaactaataatcaccgaataggggcctaaccaTAATCAGGTCCAACAGAAGAGAGATGCTGCCACCAGGAAAAAAGTTTTGAGAGTGATCCAACAGCAGTAGCATCATCCGCAAACCATGCCTGAGAGACATCGGGCACTGTTGTACGGAGATGTCTAATCAAAGGTACAATTGCCAAAGCATACATGGCCATTGCAAGGGGGTCTCCCTGAGTTGTACCCTCAGTTGATTGAATTTCCCCCTCACCCACTACAAACAAACGAACAGGTGCACCATAAGTATTGTGCAAGACGGTTGCAAAAGATGGACAAAGAACTGAGATGTTGTGAAGCGCAGCCTGGCGATTAACACAATTAAAAGCATTGGAAGCATCAACAAGGAGagccgcttcatggaatgagttgaaaattgctatgtagatggagtaaccatcgtaggagtgccttttggtggtttgaaaggaatcgacaTAAAgatcacggagatatgacacaaaacccaacctgtgtcacaattacgcgatcgatttttatgaataaaaaagtattagtttccacacctactaggcaaaccgcttagagcaatgagctgcaAATCGGTGTATAggtggaataatcttcatagaaagtccttgcagtagtacagaagaatcggattacaaaccactgagttatgattcgaaagccaactccgtgtagcaaatgcgagatcgagatactctaatagaacagtcaccctaatagagcattcggctaatttatttactccattatagaattttattacatcacaagttattctgtagggagttcagctgcaaacagttaatcttatagacagttcagcaagaagacagtcaccatgaggagagttaagcaaatatatcactatagagattcagaacattacaagtcacactgaagaaagttcagctataaacaagtcatgcactgtgtagagaattcagctacaattaagtcactctctagagaattcagttacacagaattcagctacacacaagtcactgtggagagagttcagctacaaacaaattaccctttagagtgatcagctgcaaacaaaacactttgcagggtgttcaactgcaacaaatcaacctttagagtgatcagcaatgaacaaatcatcacaaatctacctgtagagagatcaactagaaacaaatcaccctgaagagagttcagctacaaaaaatcaccctgtagagacatcagctagaaactagacacaatgtaaggagttcagctacaagcaatcaccctgtagagagttcagctaaaacaaatcaacctgcagagagatcagctacaaacaaatcaccttatagcgagttcagctacaaacagattacctgtagagagatcggctacaaacaaatcaacctgcagagagatcagctacacacaaatcaacttgtagagagatcagctacaaacaaatcaccctgtagagagatcagctagaaactacacacaatgtaaagagttcagtacaaataaatcaccctgtagagagttcagctaaaacaaatcaacctgcagcgagatcagctacaaataaatcaccttttagacagttcagctacaataaattaccttgtagagagatcggctacaaacaaatcaacctgcagagagatcagctacacacaattcaacttgtagagagatcagctacaaacaaatcaccctgtagagagatcagctagaaactagacacaatgtaaggagttcagctacaagcaaatcaccgtgtagagagttcagctacaaacaaaccaacctgtagagcgatcagctagaaacaaatcaccctgaagagaggtcagctacaaaaatcaccctgtagagatatcagctagaaacaaatcaccctgaagagaggtcagctacaaaaaatcaccttgtagagagatcaactacaaacaaaacattttgcagagttcagctacaaaaaaatcaacctttagagcgatcagcaacaaacaaatcaacctgcagaaagatcatctagaaacaaatcaacctgcagagtgatcagctacaaacaaatcagcttgtagagagatcagttacacacaaatcaacctgtagagagataagctagaaacaaatcaccctgcagagagttcagctacaagcaaaacaccctgtagagagttcagcaacaaagaaaccaccatgtagagagttcagctgcaaacaaatcaccttatagagagttcagctacaaacaaatcactctgtagagagatcagctagaaactggacacaatgtaaggagttcagctacaagcaaatcaccctttagtaagttcagctacaaacaaatcaacctgcagtgagatcacctacaaaaaagcaccttgtacagagttcagctacaaacaaattaccctgtagagagatcggctacaaacaaatcaaccagttgaaagatcagctacacacaaatcaacttgtagagagatcagctacaaaaaaatcaccctgtagagagatcagctagaaactagacacaatgtaaggagttcagctacaagtatatcaccctgtagagagttcagctaaaacaattcaacctgcagagagatcagctacaaataaatgactttatagacagttcagctacaaacaaattaccttgtagagagatcggctgcaaattaatcaacctgcagagagatcagctacacacaaatcaacttgtaatgagtagggctgagcgatactaccgttttagcgatatatcacgatatttttaaagtatcgatatcgcgatattttgttattaactatcgtgataccatgcctgtacattattgtcattaaaatccatttgctatgctgtattaggctcaagaatcctttaagtcataacctggttacccctgcagagaggtgtgaacaccataacataacttcaaagcatgtgttacaataactgttactgtaaacaaggatgacagtggctagtttgatgctacttttaaagacttcctgcaggaatactgaggaatacactatgtagcaccagctatgatcgacatatttgtaagtatcgtgaactattcagtatcgtgaatagtggctttagtatcgatcgtgatactaaaatggcagtatcgctcagctctagtagagagatcagctacaaacaaatcaccctgtagagagatcagctagaaactagatacaatgtaaggagttcagctacaagcaaaatcaccctttagtgagttcagctacaaacaaatcaacctgcagtgagatcacccacaaaaacgcacttgtacagagttcagttacaaacaaatcactctgtagagagatcaggtagaagaattcaccttgtagagagttcagctacaaagaaaccaccatgtagagagttcagctgcaaacaaatcacccagtagaaagatcagctagaagaagttaccttgtagagagttcagttacaaagaaaccatcatatagagagttcagctacaaagaaattaccccgtagagagttcagctagaagaagtcaccttgtaaagagtttagctacaaagaaaccatcatgtacagagttcagctacaaagaaaccacctgtacagaattcaaacaaacaaatcaccctgtatagagatcagctagaagaagttaccttgtagatagttcagctgcaacaattcaccctgtagaaagatcagctagaagaagtcaccttgtagagtgttcagttacaaagaaaccatcatgtagagagttcagctgcaaacaaatcaccctgcagagagttcagctacaaaaaaaatcaccctgtagagagttcagctagacgaagtcaccttatagagagttcagctacaaagaaaccatcatgtagagagttcggctacaaagacaccaccatgtagagagtttagctgcaaacaaatcacctgtagagagttcagctagaaacaaaataccctgtagagagatcagctagaagaggttaccttgtagagagttcagctacaaagaaaccatcctgtatataattcagctacatttcaagtcacccagtagagagatcagctgcaaaaaaaaatcctgtgggtaataatgggcatgtaataaatatatgtatataatttgtataattactaataaaatcaaaaataattgaagtactaaaattcttctttaagttcttttcttcttcctgtgttaaagaaaaaaacacatgggttaaaaaagccccaaagccagccataggccggctttgcagtatacaaatacaaaaagaagtgatatctaatcaaaaacagccaagctgtgaaaaaaggtgcggtccccaaaaaggccatggtgaaaaaagatgtgaaatccaaggtggcggccaagaaatggctgtgattgtaggttaatggttacattttaataacgacaattcaggtgaattttgtgccgcttggtcttggcaccaaattcacctgaattgttgttattaaaatgtaaccattaacctaccatcacagccatttcttggccgccaccttggatttcacatcttttttcaccatggcctttttgggggccgcaccttttttcacggtttggctgtttttgattagatattccTTACAGGAAAAATTTGCAGgttgaatgctttgagattgaatttgagaacaatttcagtggtgcatgcatacatgaatACAGTATTCCTCAGTGAGTGACATTAAGTACTGCAGGGGCGGATTCAGGGgtggggggctttgggggctgaagcccccccttcatatttaggctttacttgatcaatatgctgagaattataatgaaattttgtcttagcataattatatgatcactaataatacaaatactcataaaaccaccttataaacatctttccaaggtattatcagtggatttatgctaaagtttatgcaacaaggacccggatcagcattggaggtgtacaagatcgagatactctaatagagcagtcagctaactactctaatagaacattcactggaaacatgtagttgattctgttatggaatttttccaaatctgcctgcacctatacgtacaatgaagtgcattggtctgtttaaagggcttcattcatctacttgtgtagttaatatgtacgGCAATACTTACTTCAGGTACACAATCTCCattaaaaatgctctcagattcaatcttgtattgttcaaatttcaaaattttccacttttgacattattattctaacatgcacctattcagtgttgtgcaattgtgagaggtgtgcatcatgtacttggttgtctgtacctacccaaacatttccattaacaaaatgcttcagagagccatacctataatctaaaggcagtatataaattttatgtggaaatgtcctcaaattgcaatatttagcatctatttttcaaacgtttcctggggggggcatgcccccagaccccctaggtcTAGCATGCTCCgtatgctgggaagtgtgctttgcacacctctacccaagagattagtaccttgagttagccccccccttttataaatcctagatccgcccctgtactgCTACTGTACAAGTGGATATAAAAAATGAAGCCTTTGAAAAGCACACATAGATTTAGTGATTTTAGTCAGTTTGGATAAATTGCATcctaaaaataaataaattgtggGAACTAGCATTGTTAAATATTTcaactgaattttctattagaatagatgactgttctattagagtatctcactcTTAGACTCTCAAAAATACTTGTGATCCTGGAGTTTTACTGTGAAAGTATCAGTGAGCATGATTCGTGTATTATGTCCTATATATGAGTTTATATATAGTTGTATCACTATAATACTAGTTGCCTAACTAGCAGCCTAAGGACTGCATGGATAGCTGTTCCAGCCCCATGCAGGGTTTCtgtttccagaaacccctttAAAATCACCCATCATATTATGTACAGATCTGCAGTGTAGTGCAGAGCATTTCCTCTTGTATATAGCTTAAACAAAATAGTTGACATATAGTACAGCTATTAGATCATGCAATGAATTAAATTAAAGAATAATGGATTATTAAAATTAAACAGTTATTCAAAAAATCAGATACATTAATACTTGATGCAAAAAGTAAAACAGGAAAACTGCACAGAAATTACTATGTTAAATACAGGTCTTGTTTGTATAGTTTTAGGATATTTTTACTCCAGCATTTATTAGGTCTTCTTCAATCTTTTCTGCTGCTGAAGTCAGGACCTTTATCTCTCTCAGAACCTTGATCAAAACTCTCCAAGACTTGGGGGAGACTCCTCGTTTGCTAGACAACCAATCTTCTAGTAACATAACACAACACTCCAAAGGGTCATTGTTGCACTTCTTTTGTATTAACTGTTTGTACTCAAGTTCATACTCCAAATAATCAGCTAGTACGCTCCAGTGAGCTGCTACCCTTGGTAATATTATGTCATGTAGTACTCTCATGACTGGTCTCTTCATAGCTGGTTGGTCACCGTCTGACAGAGACAGGGATGTTAATTCTGGTAGATGTTCACAGTCATCAGTTTGGGTGCTGTTTGGGGAGTATTGATCCTTCACAGAATCTACATCATGAACAGTTGTTAATGTGTGAACTGTGAATAAATCAATTTTAAAGATCCCCACATGTAACTATACGTAATTACCCATAAAGTACACATCGacatgaagaaaacatacaataAAATGTAAAATAAACTTCAGGTTGGGTATACAAAGCTACTATGCTACCATTTAAATGAGTAAGCGATCTCTGTAAAAATCAATAGTGATTTTGGATGATTGTATTCCTTCCCACCATATGCCAGATTGGCCAGATCATCGACTAAACTTATTTAATGGTTGGCTACTGGTTCATACCATACATCAAACATGAACCAGTAACAAACATGCTGAATAATGAGCTATGTACAACAAGTGTACAATAAAATAACAAGTATTGAACCATCTGAAATAAGTAAGCTACATGCACTGTTATAGCCAATGTGCTGtaggaaactttggcagtataAAACATTGGCAAATTGTCCCAAACATTTTCCCCCGCCTAAGTATATTTCCTGCCGTCATTATGTATTGTGGCAAAAAATGACAATTCACCAGATTTGCCAATCAGACCTTGCCACAGTTTTATAACACTAAAGTTTCCCACGTTACAATAGTCAGTAAGTGTATCAATGTTTTCATAGAATGAAACAGTTTGGAGTCTATCAGAAGCACAGTATACGTTGTAGCAAGAATATAATGAGGGGTGCCCTCCCCCTTCATTATACTCTTTGTTGTAGTTAATACAGTATACTGTTATGTATAGAAAATATACTGCTAAACAAAATCAAGTGCAACATTGCGTCCTCAACCCATCAGCCCAGTTCACCTAGTTTTGTCAGTTTAGTGCAGCTTGATGGATTTTCTCACTACATGCAGAACTCAGGATAGAAGATACACAGCATCAACACACATATTATATGTGCTAAATATACTGCATACTGTATAATttcaatgtatagctataactttATGAACAACTTACCACTGATAGTCAGAACTTGACCAGAAGGTAAAAGCCACATCAGATGTGATGAGGACAATTGTACATGTTGTGTACTATTAATGCTACACTCAGCATAACATAATGAAGGAGTCACAACAGGAACAATAGCAATGTGATCATCAGGACTATCACTACATGACTGACACAGGAAACCATACTGTAATCTGTTGTGATCAAAGTTCAAGTGTTGACAAACTTCAGTTAATGCATGGACCAAACTCTTGTACACTTCAAAATGGATAGAGGAAAATTTTTCTTGAGGGTGTCTGATCTGTACTTCCAAATGAGATATACCATCAAACAAGGACAGAGAATAAGCATTGGGTAAACTGAATGTTATGAGGTTCCTGAAAGTGTGGTGAGTGTCTCCTTTAGAGAAGTGAGGATGCCAGccatttggtggattttggagcaGTTCAACAACCAAACAACAGAGAAGTCCTCTAGGTAGAAGACCTGATTGAAATCTGATCAATAATGGCTCACCTTGCATATGACCATAATTAAAGAGATGGTTGTTCTTTTGCTTAGATGGGTATGTTGGCAGGATGAATGGTATAAAGTATTCTTCTTCATCCACCACACAAAAGTTGTTGTCATTCTCTTCTGCAAAGACAGGGgcaataattttcatatgaGCTAGCAGTAGCAGAAAAAATTCTTTTCTGATATTATCTGTCCAATTTACATGCTGAAACAGTTCCTTGGTAAGCAATCCTTGATATTTCAACTTCTGGACAGCACGACGGTTACTGGACCCATCTTGGAATGTGAGGCAAACAACACTGCTCAACTTGTCAAAAAACCACTGGTGATCTGTGATGACATAATCACACAAACCAGGAACTTCTTCATAATACAACAGGATTCCTAACAGATGATAATACCTGAGAACGTTTTTGACTTCCTCAGCATCAGAAAATAAGGCACTAGAATTAGCTAA encodes the following:
- the LOC136259433 gene encoding uncharacterized protein codes for the protein MYVTAPLRSLILSQNFGYTADTRCSLHSRKLEIKQSKTINLSTLSKELFSKLTPTLQRAVTLAQEKGASSWLTALPVQEHGFSLHKTVFQDALALRYGWMPSRTPSHCACGTNFSVDHALSCPKGGFPSIRHNEVRDITAELLSEVCHDVEVEPHLQPLSDERFQQKTANTQDGARLDIAMNGFWGGRYEKCYTDVRVFNPLAPSNSGTTLQSCYRKHEMTKKRAYELRIREVEHSSFTPLVFSASGGMGHEASVFYKRLASLLSDKWNDPYATVLGWIRCRLSFCLLRSAIQCIRGARSSQGRYIKSAPVALVQSETQFLI